The proteins below come from a single Haliaeetus albicilla chromosome 22, bHalAlb1.1, whole genome shotgun sequence genomic window:
- the CHST12 gene encoding carbohydrate sulfotransferase 12, whose product MTKARLLRLSVVLVSIFMILLIIVYWDNVGTAHFYLHTSFSRPHSPGAIPGITAGEDWEALPDVDEFLAKLLSSNLKQNNSSPRKTEQLLIQGSSKPAVSNLEENVRGYDWSTHNDRNSLDQEKLQIERQRTLREFCANSSFTFPTKERSFDDIPNYELNHLIVDDRHGIIYCYVPKVACTNWKRVMIVLSESLLDQGVPYRNPLDIPREHVHNTSTHLTFNKFWRRYGKFSRHLMKIKLKKYTKFLFVRDPFVRLISAFRSKFELENEEFYRRFAIPMLKLYSNHTNLPTSVSEAFGAGLKVTFSDFIQYLLDPRTEKMAPFNEHWRQVYRLCHPCQIDYDFIGKLETLDEDAAYLLQLLKVDRLLRFPPSYRNRTASSWEDNWFAKIPLAWRQQLYKLYEADFVLFGYPKPENLLKD is encoded by the coding sequence ATGACCAAAGCACGGCTCCTCCGTCTCTCTGTGGTGCTGGTCTCCATCTTCATGATCCTCCTGATCATTGTGTACTGGGACAACGTGGGAACGGCTCACTTCTACCTGCATACCTCCTTCTCCAGGCCTCATTCCCCAGGAGCCATCCCTGGTATCACAGCAGGCGAAGACTGGGAAGCCTTGCCAGACGTGGATGAATTTTTGGCAAAGCTGCTTAGCTCGAACCTGAAACAGAATAACTCTAGCCCCCGAAAGACAGAGCAGCTACTCATCCAGGGCTCCAGCAAGCCTGCAGTGAGCAATCTGGAGGAGAACGTGCGGGGCTATGACTGGTCTACGCACAATGACAGAAACAGTTTGGACCAAGAGAAACTGCAGATAGAGAGGCAGAGAACGTTGCGGGAGTTTTGTGCCAATTCCAGCTTCACCTTCCCCACCAAGGAGCGCTCCTTTGATGACATCCCAAACTATGAGCTCAACCACCTGATCGTGGATGACCGCCATGGCATCATCTACTGTTATGTCCCCAAGGTGGCCTGCACCAACTGGAAACGGGTGATGATCGTGCTAAGTGAGAGCCTGCTGGACCAGGGGGTCCCATACCGGAACCCTCTGGATATCCCCCGGGAACATGTCCACAACACCAGCACCCACTTGACATTCAACAAATTCTGGCGCCGTTATGGGAAGTTCTCCCGGCACCTCATGAAGATCAAGCTGAAGAAGTACACTAAGTTTCTCTTTGTACGAGACCCTTTTGTCCGCCTCATCTCTGCCTTTCGCAGCAAATTTGAGCTGGAGAATGAGGAGTTCTACCGGCGTTTTGCCATCCCCATGCTAAAACTGTACTCCAACCATACCAACCTTCCCACCTCCGTTAGTGAGGCCTTCGGGGCAGGCCTCAAAGTCACCTTTTCTGACTTCATCCAGTACTTACTGGATCCCAGGACAGAGAAGATGGCCCCCTTCAATGAGCACTGGAGGCAGGTTTACCGTCTGTGCCATCCATGCCAGATAGACTATGATTTCATCGGAAAGCTGGAGACGCTGGATGAGGATGCTGCTTATCTATTGCAGCTCCTCAAAGTGGACAGGCTGCTTCGCTTCCCCCCCAGCTACCGGAACAGGactgccagcagctgggaagaTAACTGGTTTGCCAAAATCCCCCTGGCTTGGAGGCAGCAGCTCTACAAGCTTTATGAAGCAGATTTTGTACTCTTTGGCTACCCCAAGCCAGAAAACTTGCTTAAAGACTAG